In Acropora muricata isolate sample 2 chromosome 13, ASM3666990v1, whole genome shotgun sequence, the DNA window tgttctgttattgtgcaaattagcctaccaagcctcaccttcgagcaagaattcttttcaatttagcacatgacagtgaggcttggtaggctaatttgcacaaggacaaaagaataatgaattggcagccatttatgaataacgtctatggGAGCATTACATAAGGACTTAAAGAGGCAGAATACGTACAACCTTTTACCTGCTTGGTTTCTGCATGTTTCTTACAAGAAGTCTTTCATAAGATGGGCGTATAAATTAGAGAAACCCATGATAAAGCTAATACTCTCCTCTTGTGcataatacaataattattaatattatatatacataagcttacaaagaataatttaaaaattctGTTTACAAAATTGTAATTTGCCAACCTTTGGCGAATTTCTCCATCCTTTCATAAAAGAAAAGATGCCACCGCCAATCGCCCCCATAGCAAAGGCACCTCCACAGTCATCGACAATTCTATAGGGACTGCAATGTAAGAATATCACAGGCATTTGGTGGCGTTATGACACAGAAATTACTGCTTCAACCTGGCCATAAAAGAAGACCACAAGAAAGAGGCCATTTTCACGTAATAAAATCACACCGAAGTAAAATTTCGGCTTTTTAACTAGCATCAAAACCAGGATTTACCAAGGTTCTCTTGCATATTCCTCCATCTTGTCTTCCGCACGTTTTTAGTCAGGTGTGACGCAACaattgcatttttcatttatCAAGAtgtttgattggtttaaattctAACCAATCATGTCAGTTGGAAGAAAACGTAACAAAGAACGTAATGAAGGATGGGTAAACTAATCTCGTCCAATACCAAAACGACAAATTCTCCCGCCAATTTTCTAGTATCCAATATGGTGGTCATTTGTTGACAATTTGTAATGAAATTGACCCAATATTCCTTTTTCCTTGTGTTCTAAGGCAGTATGCTATCTTTTGTTAATTCAAAAACGTCCTTAACTACTTTAGCTGAGTGGAGTCCCTCCGATTGGCCGGAATCCCTATCGGAATTGCGggtattttgaaatatttaaggAATAATATTCTTTTCACAGATTTCTTTGAAGCGATTTTAGAAATaattgtgttttcatttttcgtTTTCAGACGATCGACAATCTTTTAAGATGTTCTATTTGCTATGAATATTTTGATGTTGCAATGATCGTTCCTGATTGCTCTCATAATTGTAAGTTtaagtttgaaatttttttaatttttgtctttagGTGCTAAGGCGGCATAGGTCTTCCTCTACatcccaaccccccccccccccacctaaTCCCTAAAAGATAGTCACCATGGATTTCGATTTTTTCTTCCTAGTAGGATTTTTTCTTATCTGCTGACAACATATCAACTCTTATTTGACATTACTTTTGAAAGAATGCCGCATGTTATAAAACCGTGACTATAGATGATCAGTCAATCATAAATTTAGTTACTCAGTTTGTTTGTCAGTGAGTCAGCTTTGGTGTGATTCCCTTAGTGTGCATTGTGCTTTGACAACTGATGACTTTCTACAGATTGTTCATTATGTATCAGAAGATCTCTTAGCTATGAACCTCGATGTCCAACGTGCAACATGGTAAGGACAATGTTTAACAGGAAATAGTTTGTATTGAATAGTACATTCTGGTAAATATGagcaattattatttattggaATAAATGCTtgaatcttttatttttatattttacagAAATTAAATCCACCAAGCTTAAAAAGTAACAGAGTATTAGATGAACTTGTAAAAAGCTTCGTTAAAGTAAGGTTAGATATGTCACCGTTCATAACTATTACATGATGGGGTCTTTATAGTTTATTTCTGGTTATTCTTAGTCCAGTAAACAGTCTCTCCATGAAGGAGAGCTCTGTGAATTTAATGCCAATTCCTACAACATAGATTTTTTTAGAGATTgcaaattattttgtgtttCAGGGAAAAGTTGTTAGATTTAGTAACCAAAGGAATGCAGACATCAAGTGAAATAAGCAGCCACAAAAAGGAAGGTGATGTCAGGGATAAAAACATTGTAACAAGTAGCAAAAGAAGAAAGGTAGATGATCTCCTCAACACTTATGCTTTGAATTTTTGCAATATCATAATGGATGACCTGATCTTATATTGTAGAACTGGAGTGGAGGGACTTAGGAATTCAGTAGCCTGAGTATCAGTCTTTCCAATACATTTTCTCCTCTTTTGTGAGTAGGAGGCCTGACTCTCGGGCTAAAAGTTTGCTGATAGGCTAGTTGGTTAAGACGTCTTATTGCACAACGTCTTAACTTTAAAGGCAATGTCTCATTTGGAAGGAAGTTAATTCATTAAGGCTGTGCAATTTCATGAATCGATCTTAGATTAGTCACAGGAGATCAAAAAGCAGCCCAAAGTCATCAAGCCCAGGAACAAAAAGACAGAAACTTGATGATACTGAGAAGGAAACTACAACTCCAGAGAACAGCGGCTCAAGCACTGCTCAGTCTCTTCCTTCAGAATCTGCAGTTGAAACTGAAGTCTGCAATAGTGAACAGTTGTATCCGACTTCTGAACACGAACCAATGGTCATAGATGAAGGCAACACGGAAAACAAGGCTACAGTGGCATCTGCAGATCCAGGCTTTGGTGAGCTTTTGAGATGAGAGCCAAGATTGATCTATTTAGCGGCTAAGCTGGATAAGTAGTGGTTGCAGGAACCCTAACAGACTTAAAGAAGATTCATAAAGACAAGACTCTATTTAAGATAACGATCTTACTCAAAAGTACTTGAAAACATGTTTGCCAAAACTGGTATTTCGTGCAGTAACTAgaaatcttggaaaaaaaatgttgtcttCATGCTATTTAAAGTTCATGGTCAGGAAGTTTAAGGTCTTGGCAAAAGGCGCCAGATATGTTTGTGCTCATGTGGCTGTCAGGCTGTTAAGATAAGTTTGGACTGATACATTTTGTGTTGTTTTAGCCGAGTGCCCAGTTTGTGGTGACATGATCCCTCACAGGAAAATCAATTCACACCTTGATTCATGTCTTACAaggacagaaaagaaaaacgccTTGAGAAGGTGAGACAAAGAGACAAAAATGGCTTACAAGTTATTATTTTAGACCTTTTTTTATATTAATCAATAAGACACTTGAAAAATGAAGTGGAAAGGGAGTTGAATTAAAAGTGATTAACTACTGCATCAAGCTGTATAGAAGATAGGTGCCCGGGATGTCTGGGGGCCTCCACTGagatcagccagcccctagacagtgAAACGCTCCCGTGGCTGGCAATccctgcaacccagccatgagcccctcAAGCAGTCATCctggcacctgtcacactgagcTAAACAGTGGAAAAAGGGGGAAGGGGGAGGGCAAAATAAAACCGGCAGGATAACTCCAAGCTCAGCTACAAAAACCGCTTCGATATGCCACACTGAAACACGCTACGACGCTGGGGGCACTGAGCCTACCCTGCCCACAGCAGACCGCTGACCGCTTGACAAGTACCAGCTTCTCTTTGTAGGAAGCttagttaaattgcatttaactgcatttattattattattacaaacaccaaaaacatttaatttttaattttttaccagCAAGAAAACCAGTGCAGCAAGGAGTTTATGCAGTACATTGACCAAAAAGAAACATCTTACATCTGTGGAGTCTAAAGAGTATGAAGTAGCTTGTATTTTATCCAGCGATGATGATGTGCCTTCTACTAAAGCAACACAAGAACCATGTTCCTCAAAGGACTCTTCCAGTCTGACAACAAAAGGCTCCAATGCTCTCATGTATGTTGAACTTCTTCTTCATAATTAAGGCTTGTGCAGATTTGATTGAACAAATCCATTAAAACTATCAGCATCAGGAGAGCAAGATTGGAGCAGTTGAGCAAGTACTCACCTAACTTAATAATGCTCTCTTCTATAGACTCTTTCTATTAAAACAGTCCTATTTCTGTGACACATCATTGCAACATTGTCAAGTTTACCCTATGTTTGATgttataatgaaaataataattgtttatttgGGTTATTAATTGCATTAACTTTAGTTATTTCCATTTTAGTCAGACAGTACAGAAAAGAAAACCACTTCCAAAGCTGGTTTACAGTGTAATGCCAGAGAAAGAGTTACGGCACAGACTAAAGGAATGGAATTTGTCAACAAAGGGAGATAAAGCAGTGAGTATATCGTAGATTAACTACTGTCTGTCGGTCAATTCTTGTTTCCTTGCTTTCTctgacaaaaaattaaaaacaagggCCCCAAAAAGTTTGTCAAACTGACTGATCTCAGAGTAGAAAACCAAAACAGACAACTTATAATTTGAAGAATAGCTCCCCAAGTCAACTGTAAGGCAACCATTGATGACCAACAGATGACATACAATCAACTGTTAAGTGGTGATTGACAGTTAAATGCAAAATCAATGATAGTTGTTTTAAAGAAACAAGAACATTCAGCCTTATTTGCAATTCATTTAAATTATGATCTAAAATGTATCATTATGTGACCCAGTTTTTTTATAATAATGCAGTCATTGTGCATTTAGACCCTTGTGAAAAGACATCAAGATTTTGTTATGCTATACAATTCTCAGTGTGATGCTGCCAAGCCAATGACAGGTAAGAGCTTGTTATTGAACAGGCAGGGGCCATGcgaataatttatttatgatAAAGTATTTGTATGCATCTACAGTAATCAGTCATTTTCTTGCACATGTCGTATGTTTGAAATGTTAAATAATCATAATTAACACCTACAGGGAAAATTTTAGAGCTAAAAATTCCTTGGCAATGAATTGAAAATTATTTAGTATGCCCATTCTTAATGGGTAGTTTACATCAACTTTATCTGCAGCTGCCCAAATTGCCAGAGAAGTTGAAAAAGCAGAGAAAACTCGAATGAAGGAATGTTTGTCTCATACAGAAGCATCCACATCTGTATGTAATCACTTCATTGAATTTTcagtcaatttatttttttagtaaatCCTGCTACAGCTTTGTAGCACTCATCTCCAAACTACAGTTCCATGGTATGTTTACTTTGATAGGGTCTACGATTTGACAAGAACCAAACTGAAGAAGACAAGGACAAAATACGTCAAGAGTATTGTAAGTGGCAAAAGGATGTGCGTAAAGAAGAATATGTTGCTTGATGGGTTAAAACAGTGGAAtttaaaaaaacagaaacatcaGAGTATTTTGCTTGGGTGATGTTATCATCTCAGAGTTAATGATTGTTTTATATCCTAGTGGCCAGTTGGCAAGATTTCAAATCAAACTAACCCAAATCAAGTGCTAGTCTTTGGGAGACAGTACGCAAGGAAAAACCTCATAGAGCAGAGTGCATAACCAATAAATGCAACCCACATGTGGGCAAGAACCAAGGACATTCATGGAAGAGATGTGCTCTCTCCCCCTCTAGTTATTCCACCTGGCCCTACTCCCCAAGGAACCAGTGGCCTGACTTCTCTGGGTTTTCTGTGTGGTTATAACTAACAATAAATACACAGCATTCTTTGCAGTCAAAAGATGCTTGGAGTCAATATTTTAACACTGGTAATGTTAAAGCTTGTTTTTGTCTTCCTCAGTGAAGGAAAATCAAAACGAATTTAGCAAACTAATTTCTGATGTACAAAGAAGACAGAAAGGCAACAGAAAGACAACTGCTAGAAAGAGTTCAGGTAAGTGTGGCATTACATTTCAAAGCTTATTGTTATTTGAGCATAACTCCGCGATAAGGTGCAGCTAGTTAGATGTTACATTCGCAAGGTGTCAATTTGTTTGAAGAAAAGGGAGCCAGCTTGGCTGATGGGGTAAGGCACTGGACCTGCAATCTCAAGTTGCCAGGTTTTAAGTCGTAAACCACCCATAAGGTTATTAAGGTGTCCATGGTAATTCTGGCTTCAACTCCTTTGCCTGGCTAACTGGGATACCTTGCTCCCACCAGTTAGGGTTTTCGGTTGTAAGCGGGCCATGATGGAAAGAATTTGGATTCCAGAAAGCAATCTATATTCTCAGGTTGTTCCTGCTACTTGCCTCTTGTCTCACTTGACTTTGACTCAAAATGTTCTGTTTGCTTTAAGCAACTGAAATCATGAATTCAACATCAAATAACCCGGGAGAAAATGCAATGAACACAGACAGTAAGGATATTTACACTGACAACACAGAAGGGAATAATTCTCCAGCAGAAATCAAAATATCAGAAAACTTACCCTCTAAGAGATGTACTGGTGCGGAAACACAGCCGCAGTGTATACAGCTAAATAGCAATGAGTTGTCATTAAATTGTGGGCAGTCTGAAATTCAAGCTTCAGTTATTCCAGAGCCTCCTTCGTCTCCAATCCTGCTACCATTGTCAGATGATGATCAAGAGTCCACACCCTCACCAGGCCttggtgataatgatgatgatgaggtcaaggtaaattattataatcactGATGCTGTAGTTACAACACTGGGTATTGACAACCTCtgacttatgtccagaaatgcacctaCTGTAACTAGATGcaattttgataaaattaatgtcaCAAAGTGTTCAGCTGTAAAGTCTAAGTGTGTAAACCACCTTTTTTAGCGTAAGGGTTAGCGtttgtatttcttttgttaAGATGGGTTTGGAGTTGTTCAGGACCAGAgataggaggacactttatgatctTTGTTATCTGTATTTCTTGCGAAAAGTGATGTCAAGTTAACAAGATGGATGAGGGGAGACATTGTAACACTTATTGAAATCGGCATGTAATTTGGTGCAAACCAGGACAACCTGAAGCATAAGAaacttgataataataattgttacttaCAGTGATTTGAAAAAGTGTAGTAAAGTGAAATTTCTTTCTCTAGGACTGTGAAGGAGAAGAGTTGGAAAATCCAAATGGTATTGCAGAGAGGTAATGAATTAATAATTAGAGTTGATCAAGAACCACTCCCTTGTTCATCATTTCTGTGCTATCAAATATTATCAGATAAGATCTGATAGCACAGGAGTGATGAATATCTTctccatttcaatttcagtccTGTCATCAAAGTTGGTAAAGCAGCTGACAGAAatccaaacaaagaaacaatgtCAAGTGACAGTGATGATGACTAAAGTTATCAGGGAGTTACAAGCTCTTTTTAAAAAGACTCATTATGAGAACAATAACTATTAATAACTGCAGTATTGTACATGTAGCTTAGAAGGTACAATGGATAAGCTGTATATTCAAACTAGAAGAGAAAACGTCAAAGTAAAATGCAATGTACTCATTTCTCATTAAATGTAGGCTTGAGGAGGAAGTTACAGTAATCATTCCTTCattctaaaaaaattaatagtgaTGGATGACCTTCCATATCGTCACTATGGAATCAGACCTGTAAGATTGTGGGAAAATGTATGACAACcacaatattaaaataaaataaacagaacaCTTGGAAAAGGCAATTTGATAAGACACCAAAAATTTGCTGATTTCCCCAAATAGAAAATAACAGGCATTACTCTAAGAGGCTGGTTGCTGCAACAAGCTAAAAACCATCAAAACAGCAAACATTATTGGTTTCCCTCTTGAGTTTAgttataaataaaattattttaatcttcTCATCTGGGTGTATGGTAGctgtaataatattatgtttactTCAAATTAAAGGAACCAGGTTGTGTCCCCAAAATCACAAACAGCTTCCATTTTGTTGTCAACTGATCAGGCTGGCCTTCATCTTTTTTAGACAAAGAACACCTAACAAAGcttctttaagttttttttattagtttcttTTTCGCATAAAAAATTTACATGGCCTGCAGAAATACTTTGTTTAGGATAAAGCATGCTTTGCAAAGTTGTGAATAATGAATAGTATGAATTTAAGATTTCATCTTAAATTATGAAGTCTAATTTACATTAAGTATAAATAGTAAAAACTGAAGAAATGGATcccaaaaaattaaaacacaCCCTATGCAATCTACAGCTCTTAATTAGTACATTTCTAACATTGCATCACTGATTGCATCTTTACATCATTGCTGTAAGTTGAGTTTGAAGACTTTGTCCCgtgttaatttattattatattttccCTTGGTTTTGCTTGTGGCAAAGAAGTCACTTCCACGTATACTGAATAGTTTTGATTTGAGGAGCTAAAAATGCAAGTTTGCAAGAATGTTAAGTATCCCCACACCTTTTGTCAAGGAAAAAAGCCCTTATTTCTGAGCATACACAGGCAAATGCTCGCAAC includes these proteins:
- the LOC136896861 gene encoding E3 ubiquitin-protein ligase RAD18-like isoform X2, whose translation is MQTSSEISSHKKEGDVRDKNIVTSSKRRKISHRRSKSSPKSSSPGTKRQKLDDTEKETTTPENSGSSTAQSLPSESAVETEVCNSEQLYPTSEHEPMVIDEGNTENKATVASADPGFAECPVCGDMIPHRKINSHLDSCLTRTEKKNALRSKKTSAARSLCSTLTKKKHLTSVESKEYEVACILSSDDDVPSTKATQEPCSSKDSSSLTTKGSNALIQTVQKRKPLPKLVYSVMPEKELRHRLKEWNLSTKGDKATLVKRHQDFVMLYNSQCDAAKPMTAAQIAREVEKAEKTRMKECLSHTEASTSGLRFDKNQTEEDKDKIRQEYLKENQNEFSKLISDVQRRQKGNRKTTARKSSATEIMNSTSNNPGENAMNTDSKDIYTDNTEGNNSPAEIKISENLPSKRCTGAETQPQCIQLNSNELSLNCGQSEIQASVIPEPPSSPILLPLSDDDQESTPSPGLGDNDDDEVKDCEGEELENPNGIAESPVIKVGKAADRNPNKETMSSDSDDD
- the LOC136896861 gene encoding E3 ubiquitin-protein ligase RAD18-like isoform X1, whose protein sequence is MLSFVNSKTSLTTLAEWSPSDWPESLSELRTIDNLLRCSICYEYFDVAMIVPDCSHNYCSLCIRRSLSYEPRCPTCNMKLNPPSLKSNRVLDELVKSFVKVREKLLDLVTKGMQTSSEISSHKKEGDVRDKNIVTSSKRRKISHRRSKSSPKSSSPGTKRQKLDDTEKETTTPENSGSSTAQSLPSESAVETEVCNSEQLYPTSEHEPMVIDEGNTENKATVASADPGFAECPVCGDMIPHRKINSHLDSCLTRTEKKNALRSKKTSAARSLCSTLTKKKHLTSVESKEYEVACILSSDDDVPSTKATQEPCSSKDSSSLTTKGSNALIQTVQKRKPLPKLVYSVMPEKELRHRLKEWNLSTKGDKATLVKRHQDFVMLYNSQCDAAKPMTAAQIAREVEKAEKTRMKECLSHTEASTSGLRFDKNQTEEDKDKIRQEYLKENQNEFSKLISDVQRRQKGNRKTTARKSSATEIMNSTSNNPGENAMNTDSKDIYTDNTEGNNSPAEIKISENLPSKRCTGAETQPQCIQLNSNELSLNCGQSEIQASVIPEPPSSPILLPLSDDDQESTPSPGLGDNDDDEVKDCEGEELENPNGIAESPVIKVGKAADRNPNKETMSSDSDDD